From the genome of Candidozyma auris chromosome 2, complete sequence, one region includes:
- the TPK1 gene encoding cAMP-dependent protein kinase catalytic subunit TPK1 — protein sequence MDYHETQSAAQQNNVGGDQTQESATQNANNNNDDAGSSVTALQNQNQPAQKSSKNKNRDITTKGKYSLNDFQILRTLGTGSFGRVHLARSVHNGRFYAMKTLKKERVINMKQVEHTNDERRMLKLAQHPFIIRMWGTFQDCHNLFMIMDYIEGGELFSLLRKSQRFPTPVAKFYAAEVFLAIEYLHNLDIIYRDLKPENILLDKNGHIKLTDFGFAKEVTDVTYTLCGTPDYIAPEVVATKPYNKSVDWWSFGILIFEMLTGYTPFYDPTPMKTYENILNGTITYPDYLPPDILDLLQKLIVKDLTQRLGNLQNGSDDVKNHPWFKEVIWERLLSRDIETPYEPPITSGVGDTSQFDRFPEDKELDYGISGVDDPYGALFPDF from the coding sequence ATGGACTATCACGAGACTCAACTGGCCGCTCAGCAAAACAACGTCGGTGGTGACCAGACTCAGGAGTCAGCGACACAGAACGCCAATAATAATAACGATGACGCTGGGCTGAGTGTGACAGCGCTTCAAAACCAAAACCAGCCGGCGCAGAAAAGcagcaaaaacaaaaacagAGATATTACGACAAAGGGCAAGTACTCGTTGAACGATTTCCAGATTCTTAGAACGTTGGGCACAGGCTCGTTTGGCAGAGTTCACTTGGCCAGGTCGGTGCATAATGGGCGGTTCTACGCTATGAAgacgttgaagaaggaaagagTCATCAACATGAAGCAGGTGGAGCACACCAACGATGAAAGGAGAATGTTAAAGCTTGCGCAACATCCgttcatcatcagaatGTGGGGCACGTTTCAGGATTGCCATAATTTGTTTATGATCATGGACTACATAGAAGGCGGAGAgttgttttctttgttaCGAAAATCCCAGAGGTTCCCTACCCCTGTGGCTAAATTCTACGCTGCAGAGGTATTCCTTGCCATAGAGTATCTCCATAATCTCGACATCATATACAGAGACTTGAAGCCCGAAAATATTCTTTTGGACAAAAACGGCCACATCAAGCTCACGGACTTTGGGTTTGCCAAAGAGGTTACTGACGTGACATACACCTTGTGCGGAACGCCGGACTACATCGCTCCGGAAGTGGTGGCCACGAAGCCTTATAACAAGTCTGTGGATTGGTGGTCGTTTGGCATTTTGATCTTCGAGATGCTTACAGGGTACACGCCCTTTTACGACCCAACCCCTATGAAGACATACGAGAACATCTTGAATGGTACCATAACGTATCCTGACTACTTGCCCCCTGATAtacttgatcttcttcaaaaacttatTGTGAAAGACTTGACACAGAGGCTAGGtaatcttcaaaatggtTCTGATGACGTGAAAAACCATCCGTGGTTCAAAGAGGTGATCTGGGAGAGGCTACTTTCGAGGGACATTGAGACGCCATATGAACCTCCCATCACTTCTGGCGTGGGAGACACATCTCAATTCGACCGCTTCCCCGAGGATAAGGAACTTGACTACGGTATATCGGGCGTGGACGATCCATATGGGGCGCTCTTTCCAGATTTTTAA